A single Acidobacteriaceae bacterium DNA region contains:
- a CDS encoding enolase C-terminal domain-like protein, translating to MTSSEPKIAETSAVAYTIPTDAPEADGTFAWNKTTLIVVEIRCEQSTGVGYTYSHKTAAPLARELMKEHVYGRSPFDTNALFSSMRKAQRNYGRDGIAATALSAIDIALWDLKAKLVGAPLCAVLGQMRPGAPVYGSGGFTTYSDEQLRAQLGGWVRDGIPRVKMKIGTHPEDDLRRVKVAREAIGKDAELFVDANGAYSRKQALEFAERFVRDYNVTWFEEPVSSDDLAGLKLMRDRAPEGMDIAAGEYGWTAMYLRNMIEAEAVDVIQADATRCGGVTGFMDAAAIADAHPLPLSAHCGPSVHLHLACAARPLRHVEYFHDHVRIESMLFDGFRPAKEGVMYPDLSRPGIGLEFKRADAEQYRDDV from the coding sequence ATGACCTCTTCTGAGCCGAAGATCGCGGAAACCAGTGCGGTTGCGTACACGATTCCGACGGATGCGCCGGAGGCGGACGGAACGTTTGCGTGGAACAAGACCACGTTGATCGTGGTGGAGATCCGGTGCGAGCAGAGTACCGGTGTTGGGTACACGTACTCGCATAAGACGGCTGCACCACTCGCTCGTGAGCTGATGAAGGAGCATGTTTACGGCCGCTCCCCGTTCGACACGAACGCACTCTTTTCGTCGATGCGCAAGGCCCAGCGCAACTATGGCCGCGATGGGATTGCCGCGACCGCACTGTCGGCGATCGACATCGCGCTGTGGGACCTCAAGGCGAAGCTGGTCGGCGCGCCGCTGTGCGCGGTGCTCGGGCAGATGCGCCCAGGTGCGCCGGTGTATGGGTCGGGTGGATTCACAACTTATTCGGATGAGCAGCTTCGAGCTCAACTCGGCGGTTGGGTTCGCGATGGAATTCCGCGCGTGAAGATGAAGATTGGTACGCATCCGGAAGACGATCTGCGGCGCGTGAAGGTGGCGCGCGAGGCCATCGGCAAAGACGCAGAGCTTTTTGTGGACGCCAACGGTGCATACTCGCGCAAGCAGGCGCTTGAGTTCGCCGAGCGATTCGTTCGCGACTACAACGTGACGTGGTTTGAAGAGCCCGTGAGCTCAGACGATCTCGCCGGGCTGAAGCTGATGCGTGATCGCGCGCCTGAGGGGATGGACATTGCGGCCGGTGAGTATGGATGGACCGCGATGTATCTGCGCAACATGATCGAAGCCGAAGCGGTGGATGTGATCCAGGCAGACGCGACGCGTTGCGGCGGCGTCACCGGCTTCATGGACGCAGCGGCAATCGCCGATGCGCATCCTCTGCCGCTCTCTGCGCACTGCGGCCCGTCGGTGCATCTCCACCTCGCATGTGCAGCGCGTCCGCTGCGGCATGTCGAGTACTTCCACGATCACGTTCGTATCGAGAGCATGCTGTTCGATGGATTTCGACCGGCTAAAGAGGGTGTGATGTATCCCGACTTGTCCAGGCCGGGAATTGGGCTGGAGTTCAAACGTGCAGATGCGGAGCAATATCGCGATGATGTGTAA
- a CDS encoding gluconate 2-dehydrogenase subunit 3 family protein gives MARDQPNERMPLTDPASGRPLPKREQPGYYPGFSTLKQKRYWDAATRKVVEERVSREKPIRFFTPEEARTMEAVVDRMLPQEDRIDERRIPILPGIDERLYENRLDGYRFEDMPPDQEAYRIAARAFEQMAQTLHGRAFHELTVREQEEILKSIHQAKPQAAQELWKQMNIERFWTMLLSDVVSVYYAHPWAWDEIGFGGPAYPRGYMRLEEGEPEPWEVDEQRYEWDAPADSISNVEEMHAQGAGEHQVHSGQAGTH, from the coding sequence ATGGCACGAGATCAACCGAACGAACGCATGCCGCTGACGGATCCGGCAAGTGGACGGCCGCTGCCGAAACGCGAGCAGCCGGGCTACTACCCGGGCTTCAGCACCCTGAAACAGAAGCGTTACTGGGATGCCGCCACGCGCAAGGTTGTTGAAGAGCGAGTCTCGCGCGAAAAGCCCATCCGGTTCTTTACGCCCGAGGAGGCGCGCACGATGGAGGCGGTCGTCGACCGCATGCTGCCGCAGGAGGATCGCATCGACGAGCGCCGCATTCCCATTCTGCCCGGCATCGACGAGCGGCTTTATGAGAACCGGCTGGACGGCTATCGCTTCGAAGACATGCCGCCTGATCAGGAGGCTTATCGAATCGCAGCGCGCGCGTTTGAGCAGATGGCGCAGACGCTGCACGGCCGCGCGTTTCATGAGCTGACGGTTCGCGAGCAGGAGGAGATTCTCAAGTCCATCCATCAGGCAAAACCGCAAGCGGCGCAGGAACTTTGGAAGCAGATGAACATCGAGCGCTTCTGGACGATGCTGCTGAGCGATGTGGTCAGCGTGTATTACGCGCATCCGTGGGCGTGGGATGAGATCGGCTTCGGTGGGCCGGCTTATCCGCGCGGCTATATGCGGCTTGAAGAAGGCGAGCCGGAGCCGTGGGAGGTCGACGAACAGCGCTACGAGTGGGATGCGCCTGCGGATTCGATCAGCAACGTAGAAGAGATGCACGCGCAAGGTGCCGGGGAGCATCAGGTTCACTCAGGACAGGCAGGTACACATTGA
- a CDS encoding thiamine pyrophosphate-dependent enzyme has product MTAADVLVEKLIEWGVDTIFGLPGDGINGVMEALRKQQKKIRFIHVRHEESAAFMACAYAKFTGRLGVCLATSGPGGIHLLNGLYDAKLDQQPVLAITGMQFNDVTGTFQQQDVELDKLFMDVACYNNRVMSAPHMEPTVDLAIRSAIDKRQVAHITIPIDVQMMEVGKHDRSQRNRPHHSSSSYAISGNVPTPEDLKAAAAVIKDGKRIAILAGQGALHAGDELIQLAELLGAPIVKPLLGKGCVPDDSPYTTGGIGLLGTKPSEEVLEECDTLIMVGTSYPYIEYLPKPGDCRCIQIDSNAQRIGLRCPVEVGLVGDSKKTLNMLLPLLKRNSYRRFLEGAQKGMKAWREVIEKEGTSTATPMKPQVVGWELSKYTKENAIIVSDSGTNTTVWARYMQAKKGQMHSCSGNLATMACGMPYAIAAQIAFPDRQVIAVVGDGGFTMLMGEIITAVAYKLPIKFVIIKNNTLGQIKWEQMVFEGNPEYQCELFPIDFVALAKAVGAQGVKIDDPKMAGSQFEKALAMPGPVIIEAVVDQYTAMLPAKITPQQAVKFSEALIKGEPHRMRIALTAASDTVRQVV; this is encoded by the coding sequence ATGACTGCGGCCGATGTGTTGGTTGAGAAGCTGATTGAGTGGGGCGTGGACACGATCTTTGGCCTTCCCGGAGACGGGATCAACGGAGTGATGGAGGCCCTGCGCAAGCAGCAGAAGAAGATCCGGTTCATCCACGTGCGCCATGAAGAATCGGCCGCGTTCATGGCGTGCGCGTATGCGAAGTTCACGGGGCGGCTGGGCGTGTGCCTGGCGACCTCAGGCCCGGGCGGCATTCATCTGCTGAACGGCTTGTATGACGCGAAGCTGGATCAGCAACCTGTGCTCGCGATTACAGGCATGCAGTTCAATGACGTGACGGGCACCTTCCAGCAGCAGGATGTCGAGCTGGACAAGCTGTTTATGGATGTTGCCTGTTACAACAATCGCGTGATGAGCGCCCCGCACATGGAGCCAACGGTCGACCTGGCGATACGTTCGGCGATCGATAAGCGGCAGGTTGCGCACATCACAATCCCGATCGACGTGCAGATGATGGAGGTGGGGAAGCACGACAGGTCGCAGAGAAACCGGCCGCACCATTCGTCGAGCAGCTATGCGATCAGCGGCAACGTGCCTACGCCGGAGGATCTGAAGGCTGCGGCTGCGGTGATCAAAGATGGCAAGCGCATTGCAATTCTTGCAGGCCAGGGAGCGCTGCATGCCGGCGATGAACTGATTCAACTTGCCGAGTTGCTGGGAGCGCCGATCGTGAAGCCGCTGCTGGGCAAGGGATGTGTGCCGGACGATTCGCCGTATACGACGGGCGGAATCGGGTTGCTGGGCACCAAGCCTTCTGAAGAGGTGTTGGAGGAATGCGACACGTTAATTATGGTCGGCACCTCGTACCCGTACATTGAGTACCTGCCTAAACCCGGCGATTGCCGGTGTATTCAGATCGATTCGAATGCGCAGCGGATCGGTTTGCGTTGCCCGGTCGAGGTTGGATTGGTGGGTGACTCGAAGAAGACTTTGAACATGCTGCTGCCGCTGCTAAAACGCAATAGTTACCGGCGATTCCTGGAAGGCGCGCAGAAGGGCATGAAAGCCTGGCGCGAAGTGATAGAGAAGGAAGGCACGAGCACGGCGACACCCATGAAGCCGCAGGTGGTGGGGTGGGAGCTTTCGAAGTACACCAAGGAAAACGCGATTATCGTGTCGGATTCCGGCACCAACACCACTGTCTGGGCGCGTTACATGCAGGCGAAGAAGGGGCAGATGCACTCCTGCTCCGGGAATCTTGCAACGATGGCGTGCGGGATGCCGTACGCCATTGCGGCGCAGATTGCATTTCCCGACAGGCAGGTAATCGCGGTGGTTGGCGATGGCGGGTTCACGATGCTGATGGGGGAGATCATTACGGCGGTCGCGTACAAACTGCCGATCAAGTTCGTGATCATCAAGAACAATACGCTGGGACAGATCAAGTGGGAGCAGATGGTCTTCGAAGGCAATCCGGAGTATCAGTGCGAGCTGTTCCCGATTGATTTTGTTGCGCTGGCGAAGGCGGTTGGGGCACAGGGCGTGAAGATCGACGATCCCAAGATGGCGGGTTCTCAGTTTGAAAAGGCACTTGCGATGCCCGGACCCGTGATTATTGAGGCGGTCGTGGATCAGTACACAGCGATGCTGCCCGCGAAAATCACACCGCAGCAGGCAGTGAAGTTCTCGGAAGCGCTGATTAAGGGTGAGCCGCATCGGATGCGGATTGCTCTGACAGCGGCGAGCGACACGGTGCGCCAGGTTGTGTGA
- a CDS encoding efflux RND transporter permease subunit: protein MSIVRLALDRPYTFIVLAILILIAAPVVILRTPTDIFPEINIPVVSVAWQYTGLSPEELEGRLTTPYEKALTNLVDNVQHIESTTLNGQAIIKIYLQPGASLDTANAQVSAASQYMLRQLPPGILPPQIINFSASSVPILQLGISGKGLSEQQLNDYATNFIRPQLVTVPGAVLPNAYGGKQRSIMVYLEPKALQAKGLAPSDVLNALAQQNVVEPGGTAKIGSAEYDVRLNSSAETIKELGDMPIRQVNGAMVYVRDVASVADGSIPQTNIVRQDGHRGVLITVLKSGTASTLSVVQGVLGLLPRVKSTLPSNLTITPLANQATFVRGSISGVVREGIIAAALTGLMILLFLGSWRSTIIIAVSIPLSVLTSIIILSLLGETINIMTLGGLSLAVGILVDNATVTIENVERYLEEGHDLRSAILEGCAQITIPILVATLCICIVFVPMFFLAGVSRYLFVPFAEAACFAVLASFVLSQTLVPTMAMYLLKAHDEHAVPSTNILARFQRGFERGFERVRGSYSVLLERVVASRKLFIPVFLGCIALTLLLIPFLGQNFFPSSDNGSFILHIRAKTGTRIEETARLCDEIENQIRATIPPDQMNNILDNIGLPYSVMNTQHATSGLFGAGDADILVSLNEKHSPTADFVRTLRQKLPHEFPGTTFYFLPSDIVTQILNFGLPAPLDIQIDGTDNAGNRQVANHILQQLRQVPGVVDARLQQPDDYPVINLTVDRTKAQNGGYTEKDVGSSVLNMLSGSSQLSPMFFLNKRNGVVYPIIAESPQYRIQSLQDLENIPMTSPGAKEPEILADVAGVSRSSEVPIISHYGIRRTLDIYAGVQDRDLGAVASDVQRIIDQNRPSLSRGNFITMRGQVETMRSSYTGLLFGLVFSIVLVYLLIVVNFQSWLDPFIIITALPAAIAGIILLLFLSHTTLSVPALMGAIMCMGVATANSILVVAFAKDRLQETGDAIRSAIEAGATRFRPVLMTALAMIIGMIPMALGLGEGGEQNAPLGRAVIGGLCLATVATLIFVPSVFALLHGRGHGNQSTSEPAEADAHMLA, encoded by the coding sequence ATGTCGATCGTGCGTCTGGCTCTGGACAGACCCTATACCTTCATCGTGCTGGCAATTCTGATTCTGATTGCCGCGCCGGTGGTCATTCTGCGCACGCCGACGGACATCTTTCCCGAGATCAATATCCCAGTCGTTTCAGTCGCATGGCAGTACACCGGCCTCAGTCCCGAAGAGCTCGAGGGCCGGCTCACCACGCCATATGAGAAGGCCCTCACGAATCTTGTCGACAACGTTCAGCATATCGAGTCCACAACCCTGAACGGACAGGCCATCATCAAGATTTACCTGCAGCCGGGCGCGTCACTCGACACCGCCAACGCCCAGGTCTCCGCCGCCTCTCAGTACATGCTGCGCCAGTTGCCGCCCGGCATTCTTCCCCCGCAGATCATCAACTTCTCCGCTTCCAGTGTCCCCATCCTGCAGCTCGGAATCTCTGGTAAAGGACTCTCGGAACAGCAGCTAAACGATTACGCAACGAACTTCATCCGCCCGCAGCTCGTCACCGTGCCGGGAGCTGTTCTTCCCAACGCCTACGGCGGCAAGCAGCGCTCCATCATGGTCTATCTCGAGCCCAAGGCGTTGCAGGCCAAGGGGCTCGCACCCAGTGACGTGCTCAACGCCCTCGCCCAGCAGAACGTGGTCGAGCCCGGCGGTACGGCCAAGATCGGCTCGGCCGAGTACGACGTCCGCCTCAACAGCAGCGCCGAGACCATCAAGGAGCTCGGCGATATGCCGATTCGCCAGGTCAATGGCGCCATGGTCTACGTGCGCGACGTAGCCTCCGTCGCCGACGGATCGATCCCGCAGACCAACATCGTGCGCCAGGACGGCCATCGTGGCGTGCTGATCACTGTCTTGAAGTCCGGCACCGCCTCTACTCTCAGCGTCGTGCAGGGAGTGCTCGGCTTGTTACCGCGAGTGAAGTCCACGCTTCCTTCCAATCTGACGATCACGCCCCTCGCCAACCAGGCCACCTTTGTCCGTGGATCGATCAGCGGCGTGGTTCGCGAAGGCATTATTGCCGCGGCGCTCACCGGCCTGATGATTTTGCTGTTCCTCGGATCGTGGCGTTCGACCATCATCATCGCCGTCTCCATCCCGTTGTCGGTGCTGACGTCCATCATCATCCTCAGCCTCCTCGGCGAAACCATCAACATCATGACGCTGGGCGGTCTCTCTCTTGCCGTCGGCATCCTGGTCGATAACGCTACCGTTACGATCGAAAACGTCGAGCGCTACCTTGAGGAAGGCCACGACCTGCGCAGTGCGATCCTCGAGGGCTGCGCCCAGATCACAATCCCGATTTTGGTCGCCACTCTCTGTATCTGCATCGTGTTCGTGCCGATGTTCTTCCTGGCGGGCGTCTCGCGTTATCTGTTCGTCCCTTTCGCCGAGGCGGCCTGCTTCGCTGTCCTGGCGTCGTTTGTGCTGTCGCAGACACTCGTGCCAACCATGGCGATGTACCTGCTGAAGGCCCACGACGAGCATGCAGTGCCGTCAACCAATATCCTGGCTCGGTTCCAGCGAGGCTTCGAGCGCGGATTCGAGCGGGTGCGCGGCAGCTACAGCGTTCTGCTGGAGCGCGTCGTTGCTAGCCGCAAACTATTCATCCCTGTATTTCTCGGCTGCATCGCGCTCACGCTCCTGCTGATTCCATTCCTCGGCCAGAACTTCTTCCCTTCCTCTGACAATGGCTCGTTCATCCTGCACATCCGCGCCAAGACTGGCACACGTATCGAAGAAACTGCGCGGCTCTGCGATGAGATCGAAAACCAGATCCGCGCCACAATTCCGCCCGATCAGATGAACAACATCCTCGACAACATTGGCCTCCCCTACTCGGTCATGAACACGCAGCACGCTACCAGCGGACTCTTTGGCGCCGGCGATGCCGATATCCTGGTTTCGCTCAATGAGAAGCACTCGCCTACGGCCGACTTCGTCCGCACCCTGCGCCAGAAGCTTCCCCACGAGTTCCCCGGCACCACGTTCTACTTCCTGCCCTCCGATATCGTCACGCAAATCCTGAACTTCGGTCTGCCCGCGCCGCTGGACATTCAGATCGACGGGACCGACAACGCCGGCAACCGTCAGGTTGCCAATCACATTCTGCAGCAGCTTCGGCAGGTTCCCGGCGTGGTGGACGCCCGCCTCCAGCAGCCTGACGATTATCCGGTCATCAATCTCACCGTGGACCGCACCAAGGCCCAGAACGGCGGCTACACCGAAAAGGATGTGGGCTCTTCGGTGCTCAATATGTTGTCCGGCTCCTCGCAACTAAGCCCGATGTTCTTCCTGAACAAGCGCAACGGCGTGGTCTACCCGATCATTGCGGAAAGCCCGCAGTATCGGATTCAATCGCTGCAGGATCTCGAGAACATCCCCATGACCTCGCCCGGCGCCAAGGAACCCGAGATCCTGGCCGATGTCGCCGGCGTCTCCCGCTCCTCCGAAGTTCCCATCATCTCCCATTACGGCATTCGTCGCACCCTCGACATCTACGCCGGCGTGCAGGACCGCGACCTCGGCGCTGTCGCCAGTGATGTGCAGCGCATCATCGATCAGAACAGGCCTTCCCTCTCGCGCGGCAACTTCATCACCATGCGCGGACAGGTGGAGACCATGCGCAGCTCCTATACCGGCCTGCTGTTCGGCCTGGTCTTCTCCATCGTTCTCGTGTACCTGCTCATCGTCGTGAACTTCCAATCCTGGCTGGATCCGTTCATCATCATTACGGCGCTACCGGCCGCCATCGCCGGCATCATCCTGCTGCTCTTCCTCTCGCACACCACATTATCGGTGCCGGCGCTGATGGGAGCGATTATGTGTATGGGCGTAGCCACGGCGAACTCGATTCTTGTGGTCGCCTTTGCCAAGGACCGCCTGCAAGAGACTGGCGACGCAATCCGTTCCGCGATCGAAGCCGGAGCCACGCGCTTCCGCCCCGTACTCATGACCGCGCTCGCCATGATCATCGGTATGATTCCGATGGCGCTTGGGCTCGGCGAAGGCGGAGAGCAAAATGCTCCCCTTGGCCGCGCGGTCATCGGCGGCCTGTGCCTCGCAACTGTGGCCACGCTGATTTTTGTTCCTTCCGTGTTCGCGCTGCTTCACGGCCGCGGCCACGGCAATCAATCCACATCCGAGCCGGCTGAGGCCGACGCGCACATGCTCGCCTGA
- a CDS encoding LysR family transcriptional regulator: protein MELRHLRYFQAVAELGSVTAAARRLYVSQSAISEQVRDLEHELGCALLDRSGRKIKLTPQGQVFLVEARRTLEAAQRAIDVTQRAAHGEVGTLSIGFFLWGTAGFFPRIIREFRKLRPGIRLSLVDMHATQQVGALEAGRIDVALTRPLQPPLDRIFRSELLFRDPAVVVMRPDHRLADRTVEVRDLAEERLVCVERQSNIEFFDNVVAVCAAEGFSPQIVNTSGTWSGVLTLVEAGEGIALVPSGVRTLRIRGLVFRPFAGALSAGLSAVWDPRREGPALLEFLRLVREHRDRLGRGEEKVD, encoded by the coding sequence ATGGAGCTTCGACATCTCCGGTATTTTCAAGCAGTTGCAGAGCTTGGCAGCGTGACGGCGGCGGCCCGACGGCTGTACGTTTCGCAGTCAGCTATCAGCGAGCAGGTTCGCGATCTGGAGCATGAGCTGGGTTGCGCTCTGCTGGATCGGTCTGGCCGCAAGATTAAGCTTACGCCGCAGGGACAGGTTTTTCTCGTTGAGGCGAGGCGGACACTGGAGGCAGCTCAGCGAGCCATTGATGTAACCCAGAGGGCGGCGCACGGAGAGGTCGGGACGCTGTCGATCGGGTTCTTTCTATGGGGAACTGCCGGGTTCTTCCCGCGCATCATCCGGGAATTCCGCAAGCTCCGTCCGGGGATACGGCTCTCGCTGGTGGATATGCATGCGACGCAGCAGGTTGGCGCGCTCGAGGCCGGCAGGATCGATGTCGCACTCACGCGACCGCTGCAGCCACCGCTCGACAGGATCTTTCGGTCGGAGCTGCTGTTCCGCGATCCCGCAGTAGTGGTGATGCGGCCGGATCACCGGCTTGCTGATCGGACAGTGGAGGTTCGCGATCTGGCAGAGGAACGATTGGTTTGCGTGGAACGGCAATCCAACATCGAGTTCTTTGACAATGTCGTGGCGGTTTGCGCGGCCGAGGGATTCTCTCCGCAGATTGTGAACACCTCAGGAACATGGTCCGGCGTTCTGACGCTGGTGGAGGCCGGCGAAGGCATCGCGCTGGTTCCGTCAGGCGTGCGGACGTTGCGAATTCGCGGGCTGGTTTTTCGGCCGTTTGCGGGCGCGTTGTCGGCGGGGTTGTCAGCGGTGTGGGATCCGCGCCGCGAGGGGCCGGCGCTGCTGGAATTTCTGCGGCTCGTGCGAGAACACCGCGACCGGCTGGGACGCGGCGAAGAGAAGGTGGACTGA